The genomic interval TGTGGGCACGGGCGGGTTTCGCAACGTAAAACTCCACCGGGCCGCAGCTGAAGCCGCCCCCACCGGCGAGCTGGCCCAGCCCCTGGCGGCCTCCGCTGGCGGGGCCGCCGTGCTCGAAAAAGCCCCGGCGGCTACCGTGGTGCTCTCGCCCCAGCGACTGACTCTAGCCGATACCCTCGACAACATCAGCTACCGCATGATTGGCCTGGGCTTCCCGCTGCTGACCATCGGCATTATCGCCGGGGCGGTGTGGGCCAACGAAGCGTGGGGCTCCTACTGGAGCTGGGACCCCAAAGAAACCTGGGCGCTGATTACCTGGCTGGTGTTCGCCGCCTACCTGCACGCCCGCATTACTAAAGGCTGGCAGGGGCGTCGTCCGGCGATCTTAGCCGCCGCTGGATTTGTGGTGGTGTGGGTGTGCTACCTGGGCGTCAATATTTTGGGCAAGGGCTTACACAGCTACGGCTGGTTTTTCTAACCTCAGCCATGCTCACACCACAGCCGCCATCGACAACTCGAAAACGACTGGGTTTCTGGGCGCGATCGCTTTTTGCTTTTGTCCTGGGGGGGCTGATGGCCCTCGGCTGCGGCACCCTGGCGGCCGCCCAACTGCCCAATCCCTTCACCCCCGGCACCGGCACCCTGCCGCCTGCGGGGGTGAAGCGGATTGGCCTGCTGGAAGTCACCTCAGTCAGCCTCGACGGAATTGCCCTGTTCGACATTGCCTCTCCAGCGGTTTTTAACCGCAATGAAGCAGGTGCTGGGGTGCCGGTCGAAGTGCGGGCCCGCCAGATCGAGACCAATCTCAACCAGGTGGTGAACCGCGCCCTGCCCCTGATCGATGCCGACGAGTCCCTCAGCAGTGCGTCCCTGGAAATCAGTATCGAGCTGATTGGCGGGCAGCCGGTGCTGTTTGCGGTGGGTGCGGGGCTGGTGGAACCCAGGGTTTTGCTGACAGTGACCGACACCGATGCCCAGTACAACGAGGTTTCCCAGGGGGATCTGGCCGAGCGCTGGCAGGCAGAACTGCAGGACGAGCTGCGCCAGGCGGTCGACAGTCGTCTCCCCGGAGCCCGGCGGCAGCAAGTTCGCAGAACCCTCTGGATCCTGCTGGCCGCCATTCTCCTCACTTTGCTGCTGACCGGGATCTGGCAAGTGCTGGGCTGGCGCAAGAGCGCCCTGGAGCGCAGACAGACCGCCCAGGCAGACCTACCGGCAATCCCCGACGATGCGTTCCCCGCCCAGCAGATTCAGTCCCTGTTTCGTTACCAGATCACCCTGGAGCAGCGGCTGCAGGTGGTGGCCTTTCTGCGCTGGCTGATGTTCTGGGGAATTGCCTTTGTGTGGATTACCGGCATTGCCAGCGGCCTCTATATTTTTCCCCAAACCCGTGGCTATGCTGTTGGGCTGTTCTCCATCCCGGTGCTGCTGCTGCTGACCTGGTTTCTGGCCGGGCTTTTCAACCGACTGACCAATCTGGCGATCGAGCGGGTAGCCCAGGCCTGGAGCAAAAACGAGCTGGGCGATCTCGACGATATCCAGCGCAAATCCATGCGCCTTTCCACCATTACTGGGGCGCTGAAGGGGTTGAAGACTACTGTTGTCTACGTGCTGGCCACCCTGCTGGTGCTGCAAACCCTGCGGATTGCGCCAGCGTCGCTGCTGGCCTTCGGGGCGATCGCGGCCCTAGCCATCTCGTTTGCGGCCCAAAGCCTAGTCAAAGACGTGGTCAACGGCTTCCTGATCTTGCTCGAAGACCAGTACGCCATTGGCGATCTGGTCAGCATCGGCACCACCACCGGCATTGTCGAAAACCTCAACCTGCGCATCACCCAGATCCGCGGCGAAGATGGTCGCCTGGTCACCCTGCCCAACAGCCTGATTGCCCAGGTCGAAAACCTCAGTCGCTCCTGGTCGCGGGCCAATATCAGAATTGATGTGGCCTATGGCACCAACGTGGATGAGGCGCTGTGGGTGGTGCAGGAAACCGCCCATGCTATGGCCAGCGACCCCGAGTGGCGCTACGCCATTCTCAATCCGGTGGAAATGCTGGGCATCGACGCGATGACCCACGCTGGCCTCACGGTATTGCTCTGGATTCGCACCCGCCCCCTGAAGCAGTTTTTGGTGGCCCGTGAGTACCGTCGCCGCCTGCGAATTGCCTTTGACCGAGCGGAAATTGCCATTGGGGTGCCCCAGCAGACCTTTATGGGGCTGGACAATGGCCATAGCGGCGGGTCAAACAAAGGCTTGACCGAGCGGGATGACTCTGTCGTCGATGGCGGCGGGGCTCACTCCTCAGCGACACCAGAGCCGATTGAACCCCGCTAAAGCATCCGAGGTCTACTTTAGCTTTTGTTTGATGAAAGCCAGCACCTTGGCCAACTGCCCCTTGAGCTGCGCCACTTCGCCCTGCAGCTGCTTCACCTGGGCCTGGAGAGCCTGGAATTCGGCGGCGCTGATGTCGCCACCGCCGCCAGCGGGGGCCGGGGCCGCTGGGGTCGCAGCAGCGGCGGCAGGAGCAGCGGTGCGGCGGGGCTTGCGGGCCTTGACCATGGCCGCTTTGATCGCCTCGATTAGCTCTTTTTGCTCAAAGGGCTTTTGGATGAACTCGAAATACTCAAAGGGTTCGGTAATTTTTTCGGTGACTTCTTCCTTGCGGCCCGACATCAGCACCAGGGGAATGTGCTGGAGGTCCGGGTTGGCCTGAATTTCCTGAAATACTTCCCAGCCGCTCATGCGGGGCAGCAAGAAGTCGAGCATGATCAGGTTGGGGCGCTGGCTGCGAATGGCATCCATGCCTTCGACTCCGTCTTGGGCCTCAACGACTTCAAAGTTGCCCTGGGGCAGCATGTCGCGCACCCGCATGCGGATGACCCGGCTATCGTCGATGACCAAAATCTTGTGATTTGTCACAGTTGACTCCTCTTGCGGTGTCGAAGGGCTTGGTAGACGTGAAATCAGTATAGTTCAGGTTTTTAGAAAGTCCTTGCCAGAAATGAGAATCTCTGACGCCAGGAGTTGCTGGGCAAATTGGCCCGCCTGAACTGCTCTAGGGGCTGTCACCATTTTGTTGGTCACGGCGCTCTGAAGGCGTCATCAATGACCGCTGCTAGCTTGAGGGGCTGTGTGAAAGCCCCTGGCCTGGCTATTGGGCCGGGGATGGACCCGCTGGCGTTAAACGTTCTTTGGCCAGAGTTGGTGACGCGCCCTAGGGCTGGTTAAAGAGTTCCCCCAAATCCTCCCCAAATCGACAGCTCGCTCCAGATTCCTGGGGGCTAACAGGGCTAAACAAGTGGCGTTGCTGAACCTCGGCATGAATCAAGCATTTAGCGCCTCCCGTAGGGGCAAACGGCCCTTTGCCCCGGCCCACGTTCATGCCCTAATTCAGCAACACCAAACAAGTTAACCGATTGAGGGGTTTACCCCTGGGGCGGCGACAGCAACAGGTGAGCCGCCTGCTTCACCTGGTTGAAGGGGTTGGGGCTGGGAGCCAGAGCCGCCAACCGTACCACGCACTGGTTTGGAAACAGCGCGGCGGGGAGGTCCAATCCGCTTTGGTAGCGGTTGTGGACAATGTAGCGCTGGGCAATGCCGCGATCGCCCAGGGTCTGATTCAGCCGGTGGGCCTCGGCTAAAATCGCCGACTGGTTTTGCACCACGCCAATGAATTCGGTGTGCTGGGGGTCTTGGAGCTTGGCCTGGGCGGCCATCACCCGCTGGCGCAGGGTGCGCAGACGACCCATAAATTCCACCCGGCCTACCACATCTTTATATTTGATCCACAGCTTGAAGATCCACCCCAGCCAGTCACCCAGGGCGGTGGGCATCTCCAGGAAGCGCAGCAGATGACCGGTGGGGGCAGTGTCGAGCACAATCAGCTGTTGCTCGTTGCGCTCCAGCAGGTCCATGACGGTGATCAGCGAGAGCATTTCGTCGATGCCGGGCAGGGCCTGGGCGACAATTTGCCGCCAGGCGTCGGGGCCGTAGAGCAGTTGAATGCCGTCGGCCACCTCGCCATCCCCCGCCATCATGTCCGCCAGTTCCCACAGGTAGTCGGAGCGAAACTGGTCAAGCACCACCTCGGCGCTGACCTCTTGGGCCTGGAGGTTGGGGCGCAGGGGGGTGGGTTCGTGGCCCAGGGGTTGGCCAAAGGCATCGCCCAGGGAGTGGGCCGGGTCGATGGACATCACCCGCAGGTTGGCTTCGGGGTGGCGATCGGCCAGGCCCCAGCTGAGGGCGGCGGCCACGGTGGTTTTGCCCACGCCTCCCTTACCTCCGACGACAATTAGCCGCCGCCCCGCCGCCACCAGATCTTCGATTAAAGGGGGGATGGGCTGGGGGACAGGTTCTGCCTGGGCCTGAGTGAAGACCGTGACCCCGGCGGCCTGGTTCAGCACTTGCACCTGGGGCATAAGGGCATCGAGGGCGGCGGCACCCACGGGTTCACCAGGTTGGGTGGGCACCCACAGCACCGGCTGCCCCTGGGCAATGGCGGCAAACTCGTCCAGCAGGTGACGTTGAATGTCGAGCGGGTGGCCTCCGTTCTGCATCACTCGGTTGATCACCAGGCCGCCGAGGGAAATGCCCAACCGGCCCAGGGCAACAATAAAGCGATCGCTCTCGGCCCAGCTCATTGGCTCCGGGATACCCACTACCCAGCAGGCGGTGCGATCGCGGTCTTGCATTAACCCCCGGCCCTGCTCCAGGTCGTGGCGCATGTCCACAATAAACGCATCGGCCTGGTCGGGGGTGTAGCGGCCCGCCAGGGTTTCGGTCAGGGTGCGATGTTTTTGTTGGAACTGCCCCAGGGACCCCAGCAGGATGTCCATAAAGTCCATCAGGGCGAACAGGCTGAGGGTGTGGCCGCTGGGGGCCATGTCGACGACGACGCGATCGGCGGTGCGATCGCGCAAAATCCGCTGGATCTCGAGCAGCGCCATCAGCTCATCCAGCCCCGGCCAGCCCATATCCCACACCGGGCTGAGGTCATCGCCCGCCACAAAGCTACCCCGCTCCACCAACAGCTCCAGCACCGTGCCGTAGTCGGCCCTAAACTGTTCCAGCAAAGCGACGGCATCCAGGGCCCGCACCTGGAGGTTGGGCAGGTCGGGCAGGGGGGTAGGAGTATTGTCAACGGCCACCAGCAGCACATCCCCCAGGGAATGGGCCGGGTCGGTGGAGATCAGCAGCACGGTTTCGTCGGGGCGCTGCTGCGCCAGCTGTCGGGCAAAGCCGCAGGAGAGGGTGGTTTTGCCCACACCGCCCTTGCCGCTAAACATAAAAAGTTGTTGGGGCGCAGATGCCAGCATGGCTGATCCCTGGACGGTGCTCTTTTAGGGTGCCCGCTACGGCAGGAGAACGCCAGCGCAGCTACGAAATTTAATCGCCCCCCATCCACTCATCTACCCATTCACTCATCCACCCCTCTAGCGCACCGG from Leptolyngbya sp. KIOST-1 carries:
- a CDS encoding mechanosensitive ion channel family protein, with amino-acid sequence MLTPQPPSTTRKRLGFWARSLFAFVLGGLMALGCGTLAAAQLPNPFTPGTGTLPPAGVKRIGLLEVTSVSLDGIALFDIASPAVFNRNEAGAGVPVEVRARQIETNLNQVVNRALPLIDADESLSSASLEISIELIGGQPVLFAVGAGLVEPRVLLTVTDTDAQYNEVSQGDLAERWQAELQDELRQAVDSRLPGARRQQVRRTLWILLAAILLTLLLTGIWQVLGWRKSALERRQTAQADLPAIPDDAFPAQQIQSLFRYQITLEQRLQVVAFLRWLMFWGIAFVWITGIASGLYIFPQTRGYAVGLFSIPVLLLLTWFLAGLFNRLTNLAIERVAQAWSKNELGDLDDIQRKSMRLSTITGALKGLKTTVVYVLATLLVLQTLRIAPASLLAFGAIAALAISFAAQSLVKDVVNGFLILLEDQYAIGDLVSIGTTTGIVENLNLRITQIRGEDGRLVTLPNSLIAQVENLSRSWSRANIRIDVAYGTNVDEALWVVQETAHAMASDPEWRYAILNPVEMLGIDAMTHAGLTVLLWIRTRPLKQFLVAREYRRRLRIAFDRAEIAIGVPQQTFMGLDNGHSGGSNKGLTERDDSVVDGGGAHSSATPEPIEPR
- a CDS encoding response regulator; this encodes MTNHKILVIDDSRVIRMRVRDMLPQGNFEVVEAQDGVEGMDAIRSQRPNLIMLDFLLPRMSGWEVFQEIQANPDLQHIPLVLMSGRKEEVTEKITEPFEYFEFIQKPFEQKELIEAIKAAMVKARKPRRTAAPAAAAATPAAPAPAGGGGDISAAEFQALQAQVKQLQGEVAQLKGQLAKVLAFIKQKLK
- a CDS encoding ArsA family ATPase, translating into MLASAPQQLFMFSGKGGVGKTTLSCGFARQLAQQRPDETVLLISTDPAHSLGDVLLVAVDNTPTPLPDLPNLQVRALDAVALLEQFRADYGTVLELLVERGSFVAGDDLSPVWDMGWPGLDELMALLEIQRILRDRTADRVVVDMAPSGHTLSLFALMDFMDILLGSLGQFQQKHRTLTETLAGRYTPDQADAFIVDMRHDLEQGRGLMQDRDRTACWVVGIPEPMSWAESDRFIVALGRLGISLGGLVINRVMQNGGHPLDIQRHLLDEFAAIAQGQPVLWVPTQPGEPVGAAALDALMPQVQVLNQAAGVTVFTQAQAEPVPQPIPPLIEDLVAAGRRLIVVGGKGGVGKTTVAAALSWGLADRHPEANLRVMSIDPAHSLGDAFGQPLGHEPTPLRPNLQAQEVSAEVVLDQFRSDYLWELADMMAGDGEVADGIQLLYGPDAWRQIVAQALPGIDEMLSLITVMDLLERNEQQLIVLDTAPTGHLLRFLEMPTALGDWLGWIFKLWIKYKDVVGRVEFMGRLRTLRQRVMAAQAKLQDPQHTEFIGVVQNQSAILAEAHRLNQTLGDRGIAQRYIVHNRYQSGLDLPAALFPNQCVVRLAALAPSPNPFNQVKQAAHLLLSPPQG